One segment of Passer domesticus isolate bPasDom1 chromosome 24, bPasDom1.hap1, whole genome shotgun sequence DNA contains the following:
- the YRDC gene encoding threonylcarbamoyl-AMP synthase, which yields MARAARVLALALAERAAGPGPGRARLVLLPPARGARPGPRGACGEPAESGGCGGSAPVEPGWAAPERGGRAAGWSEAVAAAAGALRAGGLVAVPTDTVYGVACLAQDSAAVRSIYSLKGRNGAKPLAICLGDVERLYRYCRVNVPDELLRDLLPGPVTLVLERSEELNKDLNPFTSLVGVRVPDHPFMRDLARACPGPLALTSANVSSQGSTLTVLEFQDLWPQLSLVVDGGPIGDMQSPECRLGSTVVDLSVSGKFSIIRPGCALTPTVEILKKKYGLVPESS from the exons ATGGCGCGGGCGGCGCGGGTGCTGGCTCTGGCGCTGGCGGAgcgagcggcggggccgggcccgggccgtgcccgcctggtgctgctgccgcccgcccgcggggcccggcccggcccgcggggagCGTGCGGGGAGCCGGCGGAGAGCGGAGGCTGCGGCGGGAGCGCCCCGGtggagccgggctgggccgCACCGGAGCGTGGAGGCCGCGCCGCCGGCTGGAGCGAGGCGGTGGCGGCCGCGGCCGGCGCCCTGCGGGCGGGCGGGCTGGTGGCCGTGCCCACGGACACGGTGTACGGCGTGGCGTGCCTGGCGCAGGACTCGGCCGCCGTGCGCAGCATCTACAGCCTGAAGGGGCGGAACGGCGCCAAGCCGCTCGCCATCTGCCTCGGCGACGTGGAGCGGCTCTACCG GTACTGCCGTGTGAATGTTCCCGACGAGCTGCTGCGGGACCTGCTCCCGGGACCGGTGACCCTGGTCTTGGAGCGTTCAGAAGAGCTAAATAAGGACCTGAATCCCTTCACATCG cTGGTTGGTGTTCGCGTTCCAGACCACCCCTTCATGAGAGACCTGGCCCGAGCCTGCCCGGGGCCGCTGGCTCTGACGAGCGCCAACgtcagctcccagggcagcacccTGACCGTGCTG GAATTCCAGGACTTGTGGCCTCAGCTGTCCTTGGTCGTTGATGGAGGCCCCATAGGAGACATGCAGAGCCCAGAGTGTCGCTTGGGGTCGACTGTGGTTGACTTGTCTGTGTCAGGGAAGTTCTCCATCATCCGGCCTGGCTG TGCACTAACGCCCACAGTTGAAATCCTGAAGAAGAAGTATGGCTTGGTACCAGAATCTTCCTAA